In a single window of the Streptomyces sp. NBC_00353 genome:
- a CDS encoding sirohydrochlorin chelatase — MTESASAQPRESLPLDSTAQLLTRITAQLGAQLSHVSLNGTRRPMHHRTGGSAPGSATTTHAPALVAVAHGSRDPQALRTVMTLLDRVRELRPGLDVRLGHIELNEPLLPATLAGLGSGAAVLVPLLLGRGHHVKRDIPAALAVAPALRATIAAPLGPHPLLVEVLYGRLVEAGWPAEEADSRGSAVVLAAAGSRDPDSAADTRRTARMLSERLGGVPVVAAYASATTPTVPVVVRALAARGRHRVAVASYFTAPGRFATAAAAAAPGTAAAPLGAHPAMARLLLHRYDQALAGALPADEVATNGHLLASA; from the coding sequence ATGACGGAGTCGGCATCGGCACAGCCCCGTGAGTCCCTGCCTCTCGACAGCACAGCGCAACTGTTGACCCGAATCACCGCCCAGCTCGGCGCCCAGCTCAGCCATGTCTCCCTGAACGGAACGCGCAGACCCATGCACCACCGCACCGGCGGCTCCGCACCGGGCTCCGCCACCACCACCCACGCCCCCGCCCTCGTCGCCGTGGCGCACGGCAGCCGCGACCCGCAGGCGCTGCGCACGGTCATGACGCTGCTGGACCGGGTGCGGGAACTGCGCCCGGGGCTGGACGTCCGGCTCGGCCACATAGAGCTGAACGAGCCGCTCCTGCCGGCAACCCTGGCCGGCCTGGGGTCCGGTGCCGCCGTTCTCGTACCGCTGCTGCTCGGCCGCGGCCACCACGTCAAGCGGGACATACCTGCGGCACTCGCCGTCGCACCTGCCCTGCGGGCCACGATCGCCGCGCCGCTCGGGCCGCACCCCCTGCTCGTCGAGGTGCTGTACGGGCGGCTCGTCGAAGCGGGCTGGCCGGCCGAGGAAGCCGACAGCCGCGGCTCCGCCGTGGTCCTGGCCGCCGCCGGTTCCCGCGACCCCGATTCGGCCGCGGACACCCGCCGCACCGCACGGATGCTCAGCGAACGGCTCGGCGGAGTGCCCGTCGTCGCCGCGTACGCCTCCGCCACCACGCCCACCGTCCCCGTCGTGGTGCGCGCCCTCGCCGCCCGCGGCCGGCACCGGGTCGCGGTCGCCTCGTACTTCACCGCACCCGGCCGGTTCGCGACGGCCGCCGCCGCTGCCGCCCCCGGCACCGCCGCGGCCCCGCTCGGCGCGCACCCCGCGATGGCGCGACTGCTCCTGCACCGGTACGACCAGGCGTTGGCCGGCGCACTCCCGGCAGATGAAGTCGCGACGAACGGCCATCTCCTGGCGTCCGCCTGA
- a CDS encoding deoxyguanosinetriphosphate triphosphohydrolase yields MDGTRGTQEHGTTPYGAADTERWDTEPDKRPGRTAFQRDRARVLHSAALRRLAGKTQVVTPGTRSLVWDASPRTRLTHSLECAQVGRELGAALGCDPDLVETACLAHDMGHPPFGHNGEQALNDFASDCGGFEGNAQSLRLLTRLEPKRFVRDVRTGELVSVGLNLTRAALDAATKYPWPRGGHPTDPGSRKFGVYEDDLPVFEWARKGAPSYRKCFEAQVMDWSDDVAYSVHDFEDGLHAGHIDPNCLFAEPERREIWDVAIGRYVPLDTDPQELADALDRLIGQEWWPHGYDGSAVAQARLKDATSQLIGRFCLAAETATRQAYGAGRLGRYAAELVVPRGARNECAVLKAVADRYVMQRAEQEAIRADQRIVIAELAAALTARAPEGLEPQFRALYEHACDDRSRKRVLVDQIAALTDASARSLHTSLTSRGR; encoded by the coding sequence ATGGACGGTACGCGGGGCACACAGGAACACGGCACCACGCCCTATGGCGCGGCCGACACCGAGCGCTGGGACACCGAGCCCGACAAACGGCCGGGCCGCACCGCCTTCCAGCGGGACCGCGCCCGGGTGCTGCACTCCGCCGCGCTGCGCAGACTCGCCGGGAAGACCCAGGTCGTCACGCCCGGCACCCGCAGCCTCGTCTGGGACGCCAGTCCCCGGACCAGACTCACGCACTCCCTGGAATGCGCCCAGGTCGGCCGGGAGCTCGGCGCGGCGCTCGGCTGCGACCCCGATCTGGTCGAGACGGCCTGTCTGGCGCACGACATGGGCCACCCGCCGTTCGGGCACAACGGCGAGCAGGCGCTCAACGACTTCGCCTCCGACTGCGGCGGCTTCGAGGGCAACGCCCAGTCGCTGCGGCTGCTGACCCGGCTGGAACCGAAGCGGTTCGTGCGCGACGTGCGGACCGGCGAACTGGTCAGCGTCGGGCTCAATCTGACCCGGGCGGCGCTGGACGCCGCCACCAAGTACCCCTGGCCGCGCGGCGGCCACCCCACCGACCCCGGCTCCCGGAAATTCGGGGTGTACGAGGACGACCTGCCGGTCTTCGAGTGGGCCCGCAAGGGCGCCCCGTCGTACCGCAAGTGCTTCGAGGCCCAGGTGATGGACTGGTCCGACGACGTCGCGTACTCGGTGCACGACTTCGAGGACGGTCTGCACGCCGGCCACATCGACCCCAACTGCCTCTTCGCGGAGCCGGAGCGCCGCGAGATCTGGGACGTGGCGATCGGGCGCTACGTCCCTCTCGACACCGACCCGCAGGAGCTGGCCGACGCCCTCGACCGGCTCATCGGCCAGGAGTGGTGGCCGCACGGCTACGACGGATCCGCCGTCGCCCAGGCCCGGCTGAAGGACGCGACGAGCCAGCTGATCGGCCGGTTCTGCCTCGCCGCCGAGACCGCCACCCGCCAGGCGTACGGAGCCGGTCGCCTCGGCAGGTACGCGGCCGAGCTCGTCGTCCCGCGCGGGGCACGCAATGAATGCGCGGTCCTCAAGGCGGTGGCCGACCGCTATGTGATGCAGCGCGCCGAACAGGAAGCGATCCGTGCCGACCAGCGGATCGTCATCGCGGAACTGGCCGCGGCGCTGACCGCGCGCGCCCCCGAGGGCCTGGAACCACAGTTCCGCGCGCTGTACGAGCACGCCTGCGACGACCGGTCCCGCAAGCGCGTCCTGGTCGACCAGATCGCGGCCCTCACGGACGCCTCGGCCCGCTCACTGCACACCTCGCTCACCTCCCGGGGACGGTGA
- a CDS encoding RNA polymerase sigma factor: MQTRTVTTTERVSAVPAQNRAMHHPEAAVDPLTPEPPEPSEPPESVVAADAVLEEQAEVPELPESRGRTDTGGPSSDLFRQYLREIGRIPLLSAADEVELARRVEAGLFAEERLARTPDPDSRLAVDLDRLVVMGRMAKRRLIEANLRLVVSVAKRYVGRGLTMLDLVQEGNLGLIRAVEKFDYARGYKFSTYATWWIRQAMSRALADQARTIRVPVHVVELINRVVRVQRRMLQERGYEPTPEEVAAQLDLTPERVGEVLRLAQEPVSLHAPVGEEDDVALGDLIEDGDAASPVESAAFLLLREHLEAVLSTLGERERKVVQLRYGLDDGRPRTLEEIGRIFGVTRERIRQIESKTLNKLRDHAFADQLRGYLD; the protein is encoded by the coding sequence GTGCAGACCCGGACCGTGACCACAACCGAGCGTGTCTCGGCCGTCCCCGCGCAGAACCGGGCCATGCATCATCCGGAGGCAGCGGTGGACCCACTGACACCCGAACCGCCCGAACCGTCGGAACCGCCCGAGTCGGTCGTCGCAGCCGACGCCGTCCTGGAGGAGCAGGCGGAGGTGCCCGAACTCCCGGAGTCGCGCGGCCGCACCGACACCGGCGGCCCGTCCTCCGACCTCTTCCGTCAGTACCTGCGGGAGATCGGACGCATCCCGCTGCTCAGCGCCGCCGACGAGGTGGAGCTCGCCCGCCGTGTCGAGGCCGGCCTCTTCGCCGAGGAGCGGCTCGCGAGAACCCCGGACCCGGACTCCCGACTCGCCGTCGATCTCGACCGGTTGGTGGTCATGGGGCGGATGGCGAAGCGCCGCCTGATCGAGGCGAACCTGCGCCTCGTCGTCTCCGTCGCCAAACGCTACGTCGGCCGCGGACTGACCATGCTCGATCTGGTCCAGGAGGGGAACCTCGGACTGATCAGGGCCGTCGAGAAATTCGACTACGCCCGGGGCTACAAGTTCTCGACGTACGCGACCTGGTGGATCCGGCAGGCCATGTCCCGCGCCCTCGCCGACCAGGCGCGGACGATAAGGGTCCCGGTCCATGTCGTCGAGCTGATCAACCGCGTCGTACGGGTGCAGCGCCGGATGCTCCAGGAACGCGGCTACGAGCCGACGCCCGAAGAGGTCGCCGCCCAGCTGGACCTGACGCCGGAACGGGTCGGCGAAGTGCTGCGGCTCGCTCAGGAACCCGTCTCGCTGCACGCACCGGTCGGCGAGGAGGACGACGTCGCGCTCGGCGACCTGATCGAGGACGGAGACGCGGCGTCCCCCGTGGAGTCCGCCGCGTTCCTGCTGCTGCGCGAGCACCTCGAAGCGGTGCTCTCCACCCTGGGCGAGCGGGAGCGGAAGGTGGTCCAGCTGCGCTACGGGCTGGACGACGGCCGGCCCCGCACACTCGAAGAGATAGGCCGGATCTTCGGCGTGACGCGCGAACGCATCCGCCAGATCGAATCCAAGACCCTCAACAAGCTGCGGGACCACGCCTTCGCCGACCAGCTCCGCGGCTACCTGGACTGA
- the dnaG gene encoding DNA primase, protein MAGRINDDDVKAVRDAVPIDAVVSEYLQLRNAGGGNLKGLCPFHDEKSPSFQVSPSKGLFHCFGCQEGGDTIAFVMKIDHLSFSETVERLAAKAGITLRYEEGGYNPSHQRGERIRLVEAHKAAAQFYVEQLDSPEAEIGRKFLAERGFDQAAAAHFGVGYSPAGWDHLTRYLRGKGFSDRELITSGLSQDGRRGPIDRFRGRLMWPISDTSGEVVGFGARKLRDDDNGPKYLNTPETAIYKKSQVLYGIDLAKKDIAKASRAVVVEGYTDVMACHLAGITTAIATCGTAFGGDHIKILRRLLMDNGSARVIFTFDGDAAGQKAALRAFEDDQKFAAETYIAIAPDNMDPCDLRLVKGDEAVRDLVEPRTPLFEFALRQIVGRYDLETPAGRGAALDEAAPVVARIKNSSSQHEVAVQLAGMLGILDTQFVVKRVAQLARWARDRGDRGPAPAPTRGGPQHQQARPTAGPSGPALHLRSPAHRTERELLKLALQRPALVAPAFDAYGVDEFTAPPYAAVRQCIAEAGGAERGLADTREYLVGVLGAAPNDTVRKLVTELAVEVFHGKSIDEAYAGEHLVKVRLRAVDRRINDVQGSLSRLGSNVAPDHLAAAQNEVWVLQQYAQSLRNNGADAL, encoded by the coding sequence GTGGCAGGCAGGATCAATGACGACGATGTGAAGGCGGTCCGGGACGCGGTCCCGATCGACGCCGTCGTTTCGGAGTACCTCCAGCTGCGGAACGCGGGCGGGGGCAACCTCAAGGGGCTCTGCCCGTTCCACGACGAGAAGTCGCCCTCCTTCCAGGTCAGCCCGAGCAAGGGACTCTTCCACTGCTTCGGCTGCCAGGAGGGCGGCGACACCATCGCGTTCGTGATGAAGATCGACCACCTCTCGTTCTCCGAGACGGTCGAGCGGCTCGCTGCCAAGGCGGGCATCACCCTGCGCTACGAGGAGGGCGGCTACAACCCCTCCCACCAGCGCGGCGAGCGCATCCGGCTGGTCGAGGCGCACAAGGCCGCCGCCCAGTTCTATGTCGAGCAGCTGGACAGTCCCGAGGCGGAGATCGGCCGGAAGTTCCTCGCCGAGCGCGGCTTCGACCAGGCGGCGGCCGCCCACTTCGGCGTCGGCTACAGCCCGGCCGGCTGGGACCACCTCACCCGCTACCTCCGGGGCAAGGGGTTCAGCGACCGGGAGCTGATCACCTCGGGCCTCTCCCAGGACGGCCGCCGCGGCCCCATCGACCGCTTCCGAGGCCGGCTGATGTGGCCGATCAGCGACACATCCGGCGAGGTCGTCGGCTTCGGTGCCCGCAAGCTCCGCGACGACGACAACGGGCCGAAGTACCTCAACACCCCCGAGACCGCGATCTACAAGAAGTCGCAGGTGCTGTACGGCATCGACCTCGCGAAGAAGGACATCGCGAAGGCCAGCCGGGCCGTCGTCGTCGAGGGCTACACCGACGTCATGGCCTGCCACCTCGCCGGCATCACCACCGCCATCGCCACCTGCGGTACGGCCTTCGGCGGCGACCACATCAAGATCCTCCGCCGGCTCCTGATGGACAACGGCAGCGCCCGGGTGATCTTCACATTCGACGGCGACGCGGCCGGTCAGAAGGCCGCCCTGCGGGCCTTCGAGGACGATCAGAAGTTCGCCGCGGAGACGTACATCGCGATCGCCCCGGACAACATGGACCCGTGCGATCTGCGGCTCGTCAAGGGCGACGAGGCCGTCCGCGACCTGGTCGAACCACGCACGCCGCTCTTCGAGTTCGCGCTCCGCCAGATCGTCGGGCGGTACGACCTGGAGACCCCCGCTGGCCGCGGCGCAGCCCTCGACGAGGCCGCCCCCGTCGTCGCCCGGATCAAGAACAGCTCCTCGCAGCACGAGGTCGCCGTCCAGCTGGCCGGGATGCTCGGCATCCTCGACACCCAGTTCGTCGTCAAGCGCGTCGCCCAGCTGGCCCGCTGGGCCCGCGACCGCGGCGACCGGGGCCCCGCCCCTGCGCCCACCCGCGGCGGCCCCCAGCACCAGCAGGCCCGGCCCACCGCCGGCCCGTCGGGCCCCGCGCTCCATCTCCGCAGCCCCGCCCACCGCACCGAGCGCGAGCTGCTCAAGCTCGCCCTGCAGCGGCCCGCCCTGGTCGCCCCGGCCTTCGACGCCTACGGGGTCGACGAGTTCACCGCCCCGCCGTACGCGGCGGTGCGGCAGTGCATCGCGGAGGCGGGCGGTGCCGAGCGGGGCCTCGCCGACACCCGCGAGTACCTGGTCGGCGTCCTCGGTGCCGCTCCCAACGACACGGTGCGCAAGCTGGTCACCGAGCTCGCCGTGGAGGTCTTCCACGGCAAGTCCATCGACGAGGCGTACGCGGGTGAGCACCTGGTCAAGGTCCGGCTGCGTGCCGTCGACCGCCGGATCAACGACGTCCAGGGCAGCCTCAGCCGTCTCGGCAGCAATGTGGCTCCCGACCATCTGGCGGCCGCGCAGAACGAGGTCTGGGTCCTCCAGCAGTACGCCCAGTCCCTGCGGAACAACGGCGCCGACGCGCTCTGA
- a CDS encoding NAD(P)/FAD-dependent oxidoreductase: MVDAHRTFVIVGGGLAGAKAAETLRSEGFSGRVILVGDERDHPYERPPLSKGYLAGKEARESVFVHETAWYAGADVELHLGQPVTAIDRGGRSVELGDGTVIHYDKLLLATGAEPRRLDIPGTDLAGVHHLRRLAHADRLKNVLSALGRDNGHLVIAGAGWIGLEVAAAARGYGAEVTVVEPEATPLLRVIGPELGQIFTELHSDHGVRFHFGTRLTEIIGQDGMVLAARTDDGEEHPAHDVLAAIGAAPRAALAEAAGLAIAARSDGGGIAVDASLRTSDPDIYAAGDVANMPHPLFGTRLRVEHWANALNSGPAAARAMLGRDVGYDRVPYFFSDQYDLGLEYSGWAPPGSYDQVVIRGDAGKREFIAFWLKDRRVLAGMNVNVWDVTETVQELIRTGRQIDPDALADPSVPLESLI, from the coding sequence GTGGTCGACGCACATCGGACGTTCGTCATCGTCGGGGGAGGACTGGCCGGAGCGAAGGCAGCCGAGACACTCCGTTCGGAGGGTTTCAGCGGCCGGGTGATCCTGGTCGGCGATGAGCGCGACCATCCGTACGAACGACCTCCCCTCTCCAAGGGCTATCTGGCCGGCAAGGAGGCCCGTGAGAGCGTCTTCGTCCATGAGACGGCCTGGTACGCGGGCGCCGATGTGGAGCTCCACCTCGGCCAGCCCGTCACCGCCATCGACCGTGGCGGCCGCTCCGTGGAGCTCGGCGACGGCACCGTCATCCACTACGACAAGCTGCTGCTCGCCACCGGCGCCGAACCCCGCCGTCTCGACATCCCCGGTACGGATCTGGCCGGCGTCCACCATCTGCGCCGCCTCGCCCACGCCGACCGGCTGAAGAACGTGCTGTCCGCGCTCGGCCGCGACAACGGCCATCTGGTGATCGCCGGGGCCGGCTGGATCGGCCTGGAGGTCGCGGCGGCGGCCCGGGGATACGGTGCCGAGGTCACCGTCGTCGAGCCGGAGGCGACCCCGCTGCTCCGGGTCATCGGCCCCGAGCTCGGCCAGATCTTCACCGAACTCCACAGCGACCACGGCGTCCGCTTCCACTTCGGCACCAGGCTCACCGAGATCATCGGTCAGGACGGCATGGTCCTCGCCGCCCGCACCGACGACGGCGAGGAACACCCCGCCCACGACGTCCTCGCCGCGATCGGCGCCGCCCCGCGCGCCGCCCTCGCCGAAGCCGCCGGTCTCGCGATCGCCGCCCGCAGCGACGGCGGCGGCATCGCGGTCGACGCCTCTTTGCGCACCTCCGACCCGGACATCTACGCCGCCGGGGACGTGGCCAACATGCCGCACCCGCTGTTCGGCACCCGGCTGCGCGTGGAGCACTGGGCGAACGCGCTCAACAGCGGCCCGGCCGCGGCCCGCGCCATGCTCGGCCGGGACGTCGGCTACGACCGCGTGCCGTACTTCTTCTCCGACCAGTACGACCTGGGGCTCGAATACTCGGGCTGGGCGCCGCCGGGCTCGTACGACCAGGTCGTCATCCGCGGCGACGCGGGCAAGCGGGAGTTCATCGCGTTCTGGCTGAAGGACCGCAGGGTGCTGGCCGGGATGAACGTCAATGTGTGGGATGTCACCGAGACCGTGCAGGAGCTGATCCGGACCGGCCGGCAGATCGACCCGGACGCGCTGGCGGACCCGTCGGTGCCCCTGGAGTCGCTGATCTGA